One genomic region from Nostoc sphaeroides encodes:
- the fba gene encoding class II fructose-bisphosphate aldolase (catalyzes the reversible aldol condensation of dihydroxyacetonephosphate and glyceraldehyde 3-phosphate in the Calvin cycle, glycolysis, and/or gluconeogenesis) → MALVPLRLLLDHAAENGYGIPAFNVNNLEQIQAILKAAVETDSPVILQASRGARNYAGENFLRHLILAAVETYPHIPIVMHQDHGNAPATCYSAIKNNFTSVMMDGSLEADAKTPASFEYNVNVTREVVNVAHALGVSVEGELGCLGSLETGAGEAEDGHGFEGTLDHSQLLTDPDEAVDFVEATQVDALAVAIGTSHGAYKFTRKPTGEILAISRIEEIHRRLPNTHLVMHGSSSVPEDLLALINQYGGAIPETYGVPVEEIQKGIKSGVRKVNIDTDNRLAITAAVREALAKKPEEFDPRHFLKPSITYMQKVCAERYQQFGTAGNASKIKQISLEDFAAKYAKGELNVVTKAAAKV, encoded by the coding sequence ATGGCGCTTGTACCACTGCGGCTGCTGTTGGATCACGCAGCTGAAAACGGTTACGGCATCCCAGCTTTCAACGTTAACAATTTGGAGCAGATTCAGGCAATCCTGAAGGCTGCTGTCGAGACAGATAGCCCCGTAATTTTACAAGCTTCACGCGGCGCTCGTAATTATGCAGGAGAAAATTTCCTCCGCCACCTAATTTTGGCAGCGGTAGAAACCTATCCTCACATTCCCATTGTCATGCACCAGGATCATGGTAATGCGCCTGCTACCTGCTACTCAGCAATTAAGAACAACTTCACCAGCGTGATGATGGATGGTTCTTTAGAAGCTGATGCTAAGACCCCCGCTAGCTTCGAGTACAACGTTAATGTTACCCGCGAAGTTGTAAATGTAGCTCATGCTTTGGGTGTAAGTGTTGAAGGTGAACTCGGTTGTTTGGGTTCTCTGGAAACTGGTGCTGGTGAAGCTGAAGATGGTCACGGGTTTGAAGGTACACTTGACCACTCTCAACTGCTAACCGACCCCGATGAAGCTGTTGACTTCGTAGAAGCAACCCAAGTAGATGCTTTGGCTGTTGCCATTGGCACTAGCCACGGTGCTTACAAGTTTACTCGCAAGCCGACTGGGGAAATTTTGGCAATCAGCCGCATTGAAGAAATTCACCGCCGTCTGCCTAACACCCACTTGGTAATGCACGGTTCTTCTTCTGTACCTGAAGATTTGCTTGCACTGATTAACCAGTATGGTGGTGCAATTCCTGAAACCTACGGTGTACCTGTAGAAGAAATCCAAAAAGGGATCAAGAGCGGTGTACGGAAAGTAAATATTGACACCGACAACCGTTTGGCTATTACTGCTGCTGTCCGTGAAGCTTTGGCTAAAAAACCAGAGGAATTTGACCCCCGTCACTTCCTCAAGCCTTCCATTACATACATGCAAAAAGTTTGTGCTGAACGCTATCAGCAATTTGGCACAGCTGGTAACGCAAGCAAGATTAAGCAGATTTCTTTGGAAGATTTTGCTGCTAAGTATGCTAAAGGTGAACTCAATGTTGTTACCAAAGCTGCTGCTAAAGTTTAA